The Elaeis guineensis isolate ETL-2024a chromosome 13, EG11, whole genome shotgun sequence genome includes a region encoding these proteins:
- the LOC105056825 gene encoding photosystem II reaction center W protein, chloroplastic — protein sequence MATITTLTSTVACAAMPRRLEGISSSPIPMLGLPQIRVRGGRVRCFSEAKPSVASGSMGVSLLAAASVMSVSNPVLALVDERMSTEGTGLGLGISNNLLGWILLGVFGLIWALYFAYTSTLEEDEESGLSL from the exons ATGGCTACCATCACCACACTGACCTCCACGGTTGCATGCGCCGCCATGCCCCGGCGACTCGAAGGCATCTCCTCGTCACCCATACCCATGCTAG GATTGCCTCAGATTAGAGTTAGAGGTGGAAGGGTGAGGTGCTTCTCAGAGGCGAAGCCATCCGTCGCCAGTGGGAGCATGGGAGTGTCATTGCTTGCAGCTGCAAGTGTGATGAGCGTGTCGAACCCAGTCCTGGCCCTGGTCGATGAGAGGATGTCCACCGAAGGGACGGGGCTCGGCCTGGGCATCAGCAACAACCTGCTGGGGTGGATCCTGCTTGGTGTGTTTGGTCTCATATGGGCCCTCTACTTTGCGTACACCTCCACCCTCGAAGAGGATGAGGAATCTGGACTGTCCCTCTAA